The following coding sequences lie in one Clupea harengus chromosome 23, Ch_v2.0.2, whole genome shotgun sequence genomic window:
- the LOC105892981 gene encoding rho GTPase-activating protein 44-like has protein sequence MKKQFNRMRQLANQTVGRAEKTEVLSDDLLQVEKRLELVKQVSHSTHKKLTACLQGQQGVEVEKKSVRSPSKKLPLTTLAQCMVEGAAVLGDDSLLGKMLKLCGETQEKLAQELILFEFQIERDVVEPLYDLAEVEIPNIQKQRKHLAKLVLDMDSARTRWQQSSKSSGQSSNQLHTGAKADSLREEMEEAANRMEICRDQLSADMYSFVAKEIDYANYFQTLIEVQSEYHKKSLELLQNLLPQIKAHQEAWVDKPCYGKPLEEHLTLSGRDIAFPIEACVTMLLDCGMQEEGLFRVAPSASKLKKLKASLDCGVLDVQEYSADPHAIAVGKLSANR, from the exons GGCTGAAAAAACAGAAGTGCTAAGTGATGACCTgctgcag gTTGAGAAGCGTCTGGAGCTGGTGAAGCAGGTGTCCCACAGCACACATAAGAAGCTGACCGCCTGTCTGCAGGGCCAGCAGGGTGTGGAGGTGGAAAAGAAGTCTGTCAGATCGCCCTCG AAAAAGCTGCCATTGACAACACTAGCACAATGTATGGTGGAGGGAGCTGCAGTTCTGGGCGACGATTCACTACTGGG GAAGATGCTGAAGCTGTGTGGCGAGACGCAGGAGAAGCTGGCCCAGGAGCTCATCCTGTTCGAGTTCCAGATCGAGAGGGATGTGGTGGAGCCCCTCTACGACTTAGCAGAG gtgGAAATCCCAAACATCCAGaaacaaaggaaacatttaGCGAAACTGGTTCTGGACATGGACTCAGCTCGCACACG GTGGCAGCAGTCATCCAAGTCCTCAGGTCAGTCCAGCAACCAGCTGCACACAGGGGCCAAGGCCGACTCCCTcagggaagagatggaggaggcagCCAATCGCATGGAGATCTGTAGG GATCAATTATCGGCAGACATGTACAGTTTTGTGGCCAAAGAGATCGACTATGCAAACTACTTTCAGACG TTAATTGAAGTCCAATCAGAGTACCACAAGAAGTCCTTGGAACTCCTGCAGAACCTCCTACCGCAGATCAAAGCACACCAGG aggcTTGGGTAGATAAGCCCTGCTATGGTAAACCCCTGGAGGAGCACCTGACGTTGAGTGGGCGGGACATCGCCTTCCCCATTGAGGCCTGTGTCACCATGCTGCTGGACTGTGGCATGCAGGAGGAG GGCCTGTTCAGAGTGGCTCCGTCTGCATCGAAGCTGAAGAAGCTGAAAGCGTCTCTGGACTGTGGTGTGTTAGACGTGCAGGAGTACTCTGCAGATCCCCATGCCATCGCAG TGGGGAAGCTAAGTGCTAACCGCTAA
- the LOC105900450 gene encoding interferon-inducible GTPase 5-like: MADQQDDLCALLKDSGEPTWERAIAKAKDVVDRLDHVTLNIAVTGETGNGKSSFVNAIRGVHDADTKRAAPTGVTETTMEPTMYPHPTMPNVRIWDLPGIGSSNFKAKTYMKDVKYKTYDLFIIVNASRFTEYDIMLANEIKKMKKNFYFVRTQTDSDVANEGRKRVLEEKTLEKIRNSCEDNLRTLGSPPVFLITSHNLERFDFQELVNTLEKDLPEHKRDALVMSLPVHSKQSLDRKYSLFKKAAWAVAIVSGAIAAAPVPGLSLACDVAMVVGFLTKCYHSFGLDDRSLEKMSERVDNDILAMVKESELVRAIAKKKTLAAKVAGRLVAAGVIEALCLLVPVAGNIAAAGISVATTQYVLLEGLNELIKATRPATKSITVWNEDAIPQLQDCFDSTDWTIFNSLEAPVDPKRALEEYTSSVMDYINFCVNNVTRRRTIMADQQDDLRALLNDFEDRQEADRLDNITLNIAVTGKTGSGKSSFVNAIRGLKDTDQGAAPTGVTETTMKPTMYPHPTLPNVNFWDLPGIGSPKFKAKTYMKDVKYNNYDFFIIVSASRFRENDIMLAKEIKKMKKKLYFVRTKTDSDVANEERKGVTEESTLEKIRNYCLENLSKLGSPHVFLITSSNLERFDFKELVNNLQRDFPVMKKNKNKNKKNRVTRFFSMVANLLRTMFQGIQTCSANRRRNHRPQQAW, from the exons ATGGCTGATCAACAGGATGATCTCTGTGCTTTACTAAAAGATTCTGGTGAACCGACCTGGGAGCGGGCCATTGCCAAAGCCAAAGATGTTGTTGATAGGTTAGATCATGTCACCCTCAACATTGCTGTGACAGGAGAGACTGGGAACGGAAAGTCCTCCTTCGTTAATGCCATCAGAGGCGTTCACGATGCTGATACTAAAAGAGCTGCACCCACTGGAGTCACAGAAACCACCATGGAGCCCACCATGTACCCCCACCCAACCATGCCCAATGTGAGGATCTGGGACCTGCCAGGCATAGGGAGCTCAAATTTCAAAGCAAAAACATACATGAAAGATGTCAAATACAAAACCTATGACTTATTTATCATAGTAAATGCATCAAGATTCACGGAGTATGACATCATGCTGGCAAATGAAATCAAGAAAATGAAGAAGAATTTCTACTTTGTTCGCACACAGACTGATAGTGACGTGGCAaatgaaggaagaaagagagtatTAGAGGAGAAAACACTTGAGAAAATACGGAACAGCTGTGAGGATAATCTCAGAACTCTGGGATCCCCTCCTGTCTTCCTCATTACATCCCATAACCTGGAAAGGTTTGACTTTCAGGAACTGGTAAATACTCTGGAAAAAGACCTTCCGGAACACAAGAGAGATGCTCTGGTTATGAGTTTGCCTGTTCATTCCAAGCAGTCTCTTGACAGGAAATACAGTTTATTCAAGAAAGCAGCATGGGCTGTGGCCATCGTATCAGGTGCCATAGCGGCAGCCCCAGTACCAGGTCTGTCACTAGCAtgtgatgttgccatggtagTTGGCTTTCTCACCAAATGTTACCATTCATTTGGTCTAGATGATAGATCCCTTGAAAAGATGTCAGAGAGAGTAGACAATGACATACTGGCAATGGTTAAAGAATCAGAACTTGTCAGGGcgattgctaaaaaaaaaacacttgcagCAAAGGTTGCAGGAAGACTTGTGGCAGCAGGTGTAATTGAGGCACTGTGCCTCCTTGTGCCTGTTGCTGGCAACATAGCAGCAGCTGGAATATCTGTTGCCACCACACAATATGTTCTCCTGGAAGGGTTGAATGAACT AATAAAAGCGACAAGGCCTGCCACCAAGTCCATAACAGTGTGGAATGAGGATGCCATCCctcagctgcaggactgttttGACAGCACGGACTGGACAATATTCAACAGCCTGGAAGCTCCTGTTGACCCAAAAAGGGCactggaggaatacacatcttCAGTTATGGACTACATCAACTTCTGCGTGAACAATGTCACAAGAAGGAGGACT ATCATGGCTGATCAACAAGATGATCTCCGTGCTTTACTAAATGATTTTGAAGATAGACAAGAAGCTGATAGGTTAGATAATATCACCCTCAACATTGCTGTGACAGGGAAGACTGGGTCAGGAAAGTCCTCCTTCGTTAATGCCATCAGAGGTCTGAAAGATACTGATCAGGGAGCTGCACCCACTGGAGTCACAGAAACCACCATGAAGCCCACCATGTACCCCCACCCAACCCTGCCCAATGTGAACTTCTGGGACCTGCCAGGCATAGGGAGCCCAAAGTTCAAAGCAAAAACCTACATGAAAGATGTCAAATACAACAACTATGACTTCTTTATCATAGTAAGTGCATCAAGATTTAGGGAGAATGACATCATGTTAGCAAAAGAAATCaagaaaatgaagaagaagTTATACTTTGTTCGCACGAAAACTGATAGTGATGTAGcaaatgaagagagaaagggagtaacAGAGGAGTCAACACTTGAGAAAATACGGAACTACTGTCTGGAAAATCTGAGTAAATTGGGATCTCCCCATGTCTTCCTCATTACATCCAGTAACCTGGAAAGGTTTGACTTCAAAGAACTGGTGAATAATCTACAGAGAGATTTTCCTGTTatgaagaagaacaagaacaagaacaagaagaacaGAGTTACCAGGTTTTTCTCCATGGTGGCTAATCTTTTACGGACAATGTTTCAAGGAATCCAGACTTGTTCGGCCAATCGCAGAAGAAACCACCGACCTCAGCAAGCATGGTAA